In Nitrospirota bacterium, one DNA window encodes the following:
- a CDS encoding phage baseplate assembly protein V — protein ETKHVDQFGRVRIRFPWRNPSHSTQTDPGDSGFVRVAQIATGVGSAALWLPDIGDEVAIAFEHGDPNRPVIIGSLYNGKDMPPVGLPANKHLSLLRAQSSSGQKAEIIFDATAGHERLVLESGAQMLTLGTSGLTMAGSSVALSSGTSLQLQAGADLVQQVGRNMVVEAGKDMLLKAGQNFALTSQRNAQFTVGDNAVIVTGKSLTTQSGAMLKFVAADTGTIQVGQGLLTIQRDGNIEIAGSNIAVKSSGNLVMKGSKITQN, from the coding sequence TGAAACCAAACATGTCGATCAGTTCGGACGGGTTCGGATTCGATTCCCCTGGAGAAACCCGTCGCATTCCACACAGACCGATCCAGGAGACAGCGGGTTTGTGCGAGTCGCGCAGATCGCGACGGGTGTCGGAAGTGCAGCCCTGTGGTTGCCGGATATCGGGGATGAAGTCGCCATCGCCTTCGAACATGGCGATCCGAATCGTCCTGTGATCATCGGCAGTCTGTATAACGGGAAGGACATGCCCCCTGTTGGCCTTCCCGCCAATAAACATCTCTCCCTGCTGCGTGCGCAATCGTCAAGCGGCCAGAAAGCGGAAATCATCTTTGACGCGACGGCAGGGCACGAACGGCTCGTCCTAGAATCAGGCGCACAAATGCTGACCCTCGGCACGAGCGGTCTGACGATGGCGGGATCTTCGGTCGCATTGTCGTCCGGCACGTCGCTTCAGTTGCAGGCAGGCGCCGACTTGGTCCAACAAGTCGGACGGAATATGGTGGTGGAAGCCGGCAAGGACATGCTGCTCAAAGCCGGACAGAACTTCGCGCTCACCAGTCAACGGAACGCGCAGTTTACGGTCGGAGACAATGCCGTTATCGTGACGGGAAAGTCACTGACGACTCAATCCGGTGCCATGCTCAAATTCGTCGCAGCAGACACGGGAACCATCCAGGTTGGACAAGGCCTGCTGACCATCCAACGTGACGGGAACATCGAGATTGCCGGAAGCAACATCGCCGTCAAATCCAGCGGAAATTTAGTGATGAAGGGTTCGAAAATCACCCAGAACTAG
- a CDS encoding type VI secretion system tube protein Hcp yields the protein MKKWMLVVMASALLSIIQIDRSYAATDMFLFIQGVPGEATQVPHANWIEVDSASWSHVTKAPFDPLVFTKVFDLASPLLALAAADGRHFQTAILEFQKPVGSQQQVYLRVILSDVTVKAYAAAGHNNSASPPVESVKLGFAKIEWLYFKQMPNGSLSPSPARTGWDVINNKPF from the coding sequence ATGAAGAAATGGATGCTCGTAGTTATGGCCAGTGCGCTCTTGTCGATCATCCAGATCGATCGGAGCTATGCAGCAACGGACATGTTTCTTTTTATACAAGGAGTGCCCGGTGAGGCGACTCAAGTGCCACATGCCAATTGGATCGAGGTGGACTCCGCCTCATGGAGTCATGTTACAAAGGCTCCGTTCGACCCTCTCGTGTTCACAAAGGTGTTCGATCTTGCCTCACCTCTGCTGGCCTTGGCTGCGGCCGATGGCCGGCATTTCCAGACCGCCATTCTGGAGTTTCAAAAACCGGTGGGAAGCCAACAGCAAGTCTATCTGAGAGTCATCCTTAGCGATGTGACCGTCAAAGCCTACGCTGCAGCAGGCCATAATAATAGCGCGAGTCCTCCAGTCGAGTCGGTCAAGCTGGGATTTGCCAAAATTGAGTGGCTGTATTTTAAGCAAATGCCCAACGGCTCGTTGTCTCCCTCTCCTGCCAGAACAGGCTGGGATGTGATCAATAACAAACCGTTCTAA